Below is a window of Vulpes vulpes isolate BD-2025 chromosome 14, VulVul3, whole genome shotgun sequence DNA.
TATGCTATAAATTCAGAGGATAGAGAAACCCTGAAAGTTCTGCTTAGTGCTTgcaaggcaaaaggaaaagaggtCATTATCATAACGACAGCGAAATCACCATGTGGTCGGCACACTACCAAACAGTACCTAAATATGCCTCCTGTAGATACAGATGGGTGTCACTCCTCAGCCTCCTGTGCCACTCCTTCAGAAATAGACATAAAAACAGCTTCATTGCCATTTTCACATTCTTCTGAAACTGAAAAGACACTTTTTGGCCTTAAAGGTTTGGAGCCCTCAGGAAAGAGTGATGATACACAGGACCCAGGCTCCCCTATGAGGAAGCCTGCTATGGCCTCTAATGGGGCCAAACTACCCCAGGCTCCAACCTGGATCAAGAGTCCCCCCTTACTAATGCACCAAAACAGAGTGGCCTCTTTGCAAGAGGAGCTCCAAGATATTACTCCAGAGGAAGAATTATCCTACAAAACCAATGGGCTGGTGCTCTCCAAGCGATTCATCACTAGGCACCAAAGTATTGATATTAAAGACACTGCATATTTGCTGAGAGCCTTTGATCAGGCCAGCTCAAGAAAGATGTCATATGATGAAATAAATCATCAGTTACTTTTTTCAGAAGGAAATCAGCAATGCCTTGAAATCCCTGCTGACCCAGATCCAGACTCGAACCAGACAATGTTTGTTTCCACCTTAAGAAGTATAGTTCAGAAAAGAAACTCAGGGGCAAACCACTACAGCTCTGATTCCCAGCTCACGGCTGGCCTTACCCCTACGACTTTAGAAGATGGCAAAGCACTTCTAGGAAAGAAGAAGATCCTCTCGCCATCTCCTTCCTTGTTGTCAGGGCCCAAAGAATTGCTGGAGAGTATCTCACCAGGTCCCTTGAGCAGGAGAAATCACACACTGTTAGAAAGGCGTGGGTCAGGAGCTTTCCCTTTAGATCACAATTCTACACCACCCAGGCCAGGATTTCTACCACCCTTACATGTGAACCCTCACCCCCCCATCTCCGATACCAGCGTCAATAATAAGATTTCCAGCCTCCTTTCTTGTGGTCAGAAAGTGCTTATGCCAACAGTTCCTATGTTCCCTAAAgaattcaaaagtaaaaaaatgttgTTAAGGAGACAATCATTGCAAACAGAACAAATTAAGCAATTAGtaaatttttagtaaaattaGTAAAGCTGGCTAGAAAGCACATTTTGTTCAAATGTCTAAACCAGAGAAATACAGGACCAGAGAGGAAATCTCAAATGTTCGTCCCTTTAAATCTTGTAATTGGTTAACCTATAGTTGTTAGAGGTATCAAAATATATTGTGTATCGTACTAGGCATTATGCACACACAAATAATGTATAGTTTCTACTAAGGAAATTCTCTCAAAATTAAAGCTATATTTCTCAAAACCTCTAAAATTTAACAACCTTCATGTGGtccaagtttttaatttaaacaaaaatcagCGAAAAAACCCAGGTCACATATGTTGGAAAtgactttaaactttttttcaggttttccagatattttattaGGAAACACTGCATTCAAGTCAGTAAATGTTTTTAACATAACAACAAATAAGATTGTAATTTTCCATGATgccaaaagcattaaaaaaaaacacccacaaaacAGTTCTATGATTATTAAGACTAAGGTATAAGCAAAGGATGAactaattcttaaaaatgttgaCTGCAGGTAGGTGAAGTCTAACTAAAATTTGAAAACGCCAACCATTATAGTACACCAGGCAGCTAATATTCATGCTGTCAGCTTAATCAACATCAAATAACAGATCAGAGTTTTACAAGCTAGTAATAATCTATGCTAAGTGTTGGTGTGCTGGTTTTTGCttgcttggttttattttaattttaatgttatctCATAGAATTTTTTCTCCataccttttgttattttttgaagCCTATCCATAGGTTCCCAATAACAAGAtaaagcagaaatttaaaagcattcCTCTTTACTTATATCAGATTATGCTTGCCTTCTACAgacaaccaaaacaaaaaccgTGGCGATTTATCACAAATAGAAACTATGTGCTTGCTAcgttttagaaaagaaaaattgattatTAGATTCTCTTAGGTtagctaaaattaagaaagccaatagaaaattacaaaatacactaAATATTCGGTCAAGATTAAAGAGtatcttttaatttctaacaTATAATTATTAGACATTTACATAATAAGGATAATTTTCTTAGGGTGATATTCCAATCATCTAGTATTTAGGACCTGTGAATAACttctaacaaaataaatgaagaccacACTACCATCATGAAATATTACAAAATGACTATATTATCCATATGATTTCAAAACGTGGTGTTTATATAAAGAATCCTTATTTCAATTAAGCAGTTTTACAACAAAGAATAAAGTCAAATCATACAAAACCTGAGTGTATTTATTTGATGACTGTCATATACAgctttatttctttgcctttattaGTAGAGGAGATCCTAACAATTGGCATGATGCTTTTCTTGGTAATTTGATATAAACAAGTTATAATGTATAtggtaattatttaattttctgtggcctttatttgaaaaaaataattggaggTTTTCCATTTAATGTTGAAGAACATTAATGTAAATtacattagaaatattttcttgattcaGAAATTAGAATTGTACCTGATATAGCTAAACCTTTTGCACAAGTTTTAGTAGGGAGAAAAATGCTTGGCTCTAAGTTGTAAGGATACAGTTTGGAAGGCTGTGTAAATAGATTAGTTCGTAAACAAAATGCTatcaataaaagttttaaatgttattttgattttcatttatttcaaatactaatgataaatatttcaatataatttcaaGAGAAATTATGCTACATATCACTTTGAGTAAACAGAAAACTGAGAGAATAACTTCTGTTGCTATTCTCATCCCAatgtgtaaaaaatatttaataggatTAACACTTTGTTGGCCATATTTGGAAGAGCTTTTAGTCTTCTATCAATCCTAAAAACATTTTAGGGGCTAAGGTTGCTTGAGTTAGGCTCTAAAGCCATCCCATGGGACTTGTCACTCCATTAAGTGGAATATATCACTGGAATCCCAGAGATAAGTCACAGATGTTTGCAATAGGAATCAGATATGTATGTGTTATGTTTTAACCTAATGTAAAAGTATGATTAAACTTTAAC
It encodes the following:
- the ANKRD34B gene encoding ankyrin repeat domain-containing protein 34B encodes the protein MDEGLEISSEGNSLIKAVHQSRLRLTRLLLEGGAYINESNDRGETPLMIACKTKHVDHQSVSKVKMVKYLLENNADPNIQDKSGKTALMHACLEKAGPEVVSLLLNSGADLSLQDHSSSSALVYAINSEDRETLKVLLSACKAKGKEVIIITTAKSPCGRHTTKQYLNMPPVDTDGCHSSASCATPSEIDIKTASLPFSHSSETEKTLFGLKGLEPSGKSDDTQDPGSPMRKPAMASNGAKLPQAPTWIKSPPLLMHQNRVASLQEELQDITPEEELSYKTNGLVLSKRFITRHQSIDIKDTAYLLRAFDQASSRKMSYDEINHQLLFSEGNQQCLEIPADPDPDSNQTMFVSTLRSIVQKRNSGANHYSSDSQLTAGLTPTTLEDGKALLGKKKILSPSPSLLSGPKELLESISPGPLSRRNHTLLERRGSGAFPLDHNSTPPRPGFLPPLHVNPHPPISDTSVNNKISSLLSCGQKVLMPTVPMFPKEFKSKKMLLRRQSLQTEQIKQLVNF